A window of the Gossypium hirsutum isolate 1008001.06 chromosome A03, Gossypium_hirsutum_v2.1, whole genome shotgun sequence genome harbors these coding sequences:
- the LOC107887627 gene encoding uncharacterized protein, with protein sequence MDNKELEFFKSVEEGDVCSLGGESSEEGGRASRPVIIISKPRVSEVEARITPRVIIQKPTASPYKDSHRVPWNYNCSIAISKKEGLINTPNIEAEPAKGKLVMFRQEAERSEPLVNEPVVEKEAKEFLKFLKHSEYNVVEQLHQQPDRISVLALLLNSEVHRNALMKVLNETYVADDISVNKLDRLVSNISADNFISFSDDEIPPGGRGSIKALHVTTRCKGYTLPGVLVDNGSALNVLPWATLNRLPIDSSHMKTCQNIVRAFDGTERKVMGRIEVPLQIGPNTYEVDFLVMDIKPSYNCLLGRPWIHSAGAVPSSLHQKLKMVTEGRLITINTEEDIIASVTSDTPYIENDNEAVECSFRSLEFVNATFIVEGNRIPIPKISRATKMSLQLTVGKGALPGRGLGKHLRGKVRVPVLVGKWDRFGLGFRPGASQVKKEFERKQEQRRARLRGTEVRWEPMNFPHISQTFVSGGFIHSIQHKVKEGITEDARGIWSINAIFEEEAMERNLSGICPYEPGSVLNNWTVEEIPIIFRDNTE encoded by the coding sequence ATGGATAATAAGGAATTGGAGTTCTTTAAGTCTGTTGAAGAGGGGGATGTATGCTCGCTAGGAGGAGAGTCGAGTGAAGAAGGTGGCAGAGCCAGCCGTCCAGTGATAATTATTTCGAAGCCTAGAGTTAGTGAAGTAGAAGCAAGAATTACACCAAGAGTTATAATCCAGAAGCCAACAGCTTCCCCTTATAAAGATAGCCATAGGGTGCCTTGGAATTATAACTGTAGTATAGCAATTTCAAAGAAGGAGGGTTTGATTAACACGCCAAACATAGAAGCCGAACCAGCAAAAGGGAAACTCGTCATGTTTAGGCAAGAAGCAGAGAGATCAGAACCACTAGTCAATGAGCCAGTAGTGGAAAAGGAAGCCAAGGAGTTCTTGAAGTTCCTAAAACACAGCGAGTATAATGTTGTGGAACAACTACACCAACAACCGGATCGCATATCGGTATTGGCTCTGCTGTTAAATTCGGAGGTCCACCGCAACGcattgatgaaagtgttgaacGAAACCTATGTTGCGGATGACATTTCAGTTAACAAATTGGATCGTCTCGTCAGCAACATAAGCGCTGACAATTTCATCTCCTTCAGCGATGATGAGATACCACCAGGGGGTAGGGGGTCTATTAAGGCTCTACATGTCACTACACGTTGCAAGGGGTATACGCTACCCGGAGTACTAGTTGATAATGGGTCCGCATTGAACGTGTTGCCATGGGCTACATTAAACCGTTTACCTATAGACAGTTCCCATATGAAGACGTGTCAGAACATagtaagagcatttgatggcacagaAAGGAAAGTAATGGGAAGGATAGAAGTACCTCTTCAGATTGGCCCAAACACGTACGAGGTGGATTTCCTCGTGatggatattaagccttcctATAACTGTCTAttaggaagaccttggattcattcagcTGGGGCAGTGCCATCCTCGCTGCACCAGAAGCTAAAGATGGTTACTGAGGGTCGGCTAATAACAATAAATACCGAGGAGGACATTATTGCGTCAGTTACCAGTGATACACCCTACATAGAGAATGACAACGAAGCAGTTGAATGTTCATTTCGATCATTAGAGTTTGTAAACGCAACGTTTATAGTTGAAGGAAACAGGATTCCGATACCTAAGATATCAAGGGCTACGAAAATGAGCCTGCAGTTGACAGTTGGGAAAGGCGCGTTACCTGGTAGAGGACTCGGGAAGCACCTTCGTGGAAAAGTTAGAGTGCCAGTCTTGGTTGGCAAGTGGGATCGCTTCGGTTTGGGATTCAGGCCAGGTGCAAGCCAAGTGAAGAAGGAGTTTGAAAGGAAACAAGAACAGCGGAGAGCGAGATTGAGAGGTACAGAAGTCAGGTGGGAACCGATGAACTTCCCCCACATTTCCCAAACATTTGTATCTGGAGGGTTTATTCATTCCATACAGCATAAGGTGAAAGAAGGAATAACTGAAGATGCTAGAGGAATTTGGAGCATCAATGCCATATTTGAAGAGGAAGCAATGGAAAGAAATTTATCAGGCATTTGCCCGTATGAGCCTGGGagtgttttgaataactggactgtAGAAGAAATTCCTATAATCTTTAGAGATAAcacagagtaa